From the genome of Saccharomyces paradoxus strain CBS432 chromosome XII sequence:
GACGTATAAGATACAGTTAGTAGGCGCTAAGTCTAAAGATGACATGGGTCTTATTTTCCAGGCCAATGTGTTTGGTCCGTACTACTTTATCAGTAAAATTCTACCTCAATTGACCAGAGGAAAGGCTTATATCGTTTGGGTTTCCAGTATTATGTCCGATCCTAAATATCTTTCGTTGAATGATATTGAATTACTTAAGACAAATGCCTCTTACGAGGGTTCCAAGCGTCTAGTCGATCTGCTACATTTGGCCACTTACAAAGATCTGAAGAAACTGGGCATAAACCAGTATGTAGTTCAACCGGGTATATTTACAAGCCATTCCTTCtccaaatatttgaattttttcacctATTTCGGCATGCTATGCTTGTTCTATTTAGCCAGACTGTTGGGGTCTCCATGGCACAACATCGATGGTTATAAAGCTGCCAATGCCCCCGTATACGTAACCAGGTTGGCTAACCCAAACTTCGAGAAGCAAGATGTCAAATACGGTTCTGCCACATCTAGGGATGGTATGCCATATATAAAGACTCAAGAAATAGACCCTACGGGGATGTCTGATGTCTTCGCTTATatacagaagaagaaattagaGTGGGACGAAAAACTAAAAGACCAAATTGTTGAAACTAGAACCCCCATTTAATGTAACTCCGcgtacatatatatatatatatatatatgcatatatatatgcatatCAACTAATACGTATGCACAGGTAAAAAAGGCATTGCCTTTCTCAGAGGATCGAACTATCTTCGTTGCTATAATGTCTTCTGCACTTATCCCGCAGGCTTTCTATTGGCACTCTGTCATGGCATTGAATCTTGTACAcattcttcaattcttcttgCAAAAGAAGGTACTCTTCATGCAAATGATGACTTTGGAGTGAATTGACCAATCCTGAGTCGTTCCAGAAACTTTTCAAGGCATTCGTTTCATGGTTTATTATGTCATCCAACCGTCTCATGCTAGGCTTCGAACTTGTTACAAATTCTCGCCTTGATAACCTCCCCAAATCTTCTTTGCTGCATCCAGGAACACTTTCTAATAACATTGACCCATTGCTTTCTGTGTTGTTACTGTCATATGCATCGGCCTCTTCGCCACACATTACGTCAATATCGGGTCGATAACTGTCTATGCCGTCCAGGTGGCCTACCTTGTGAAATACAAGACAATGTGCTGCCCTTTCtgctttcaaaaaattatcaattttACTTTCTCTTAAAGTGTTGCGTTCACAATACGGTGAATAATCGTAcacctcttcttcctcgaTGTGGCTCAAGGTATTGAGATAGTCGACTTCATCTACGTCCATGCTTATTCCGTAGATATTGTCCCCAGTTCTCTCCTCTAGTACTTCGCCTGTTATGGGCATCGAATCATCATTTATTATTCTTGTCGATCTTTTTCGTAACGGTGTGGTaaaattgttgaagttCACCTTGTTAAACCTTGGTGTTTTCCAGGGCGGCAACGACGGTAATTGAAACTGCTTGCCTTCGTTCTTATCACAATTTTGATTCATCTTACTCTGCTTCAGCTATATCTATTCTTCGCGGCTTCGTCGTCCCCTACATTTAGTTGCTTtaactttcttttgtttagcttttttttgttttgttaaGAGCCGAGCACAAAATAtgctattattataaaaaaaagtgggATTAAAAGGTTGAGAGAGTTTAgattatatatttatatgctactatatatattcgACTGATTGACATAGATTTGACTATAACAATCCACTCAAGGTCAGCTTCTCCAAGAATGGTGAAAGATCCTCACGACGAATTTCTATTATGgaactttcaaaattatctATTCTCACTTTAGCATCCGTTTCTGCAGTTATTTGCTGGAACGCCATGctaaaattattcaaaattgGTTTCTTTGTATGTATCGTGTCTAGTCCACGGGGATACCTAGGTGTTAACCCAGCAACCAAATACGTATCCGTACTTTCATCTATGCTAGCAAGAACCATGGGCAGCAATTGTTTGTCTTCGGATTCCGCACAGCATTCTATGAGCCAATTTCCTAATCTTAATAACGTCAATGGATTCCTGTACAAGTCTAGGTCTGGGCCGTCTTGTAAGACGCATAATCTATAAATTCTTAAATGCTtgattaattttttctccaatATGGCAACTCCGGTGTTAAAAATTGCTCTCTGTAAGTCTTGTGCTAATTGTATGCCACGACTTAATAGTTCCACTTTCCTGTCGTCTAGAGCATCCCAACTTAGCCAGAAATTCGAAACCcatctttttcttaaatttGTCAATTTTTGAGCATTGTTATCctctccttcttcttctccatCTGTATCGTCTTCATTgtcattatttattttcacaCTATCCTTATCAGTTGAATTACCTACTTCCAAAAGAGCTGTAAGAGCTTCGACAAATTCACTGGCACTTATGGACCCGCGATACCCGAGAGTTCTAACAAATCCATCTCTAATTATATCTTGTAACCCGTAACGGTCCAAATTTTTGTCAAAAATTATCCCAAGTTCTCTCTTAATAGAATGGTCCATGTAGAGCCAGGTCTCTTGTGCGGTGCTTAGTGGTATACCCATTCTAGCAAACATCTTATGCAACCTctttttcccattttcaTTCCATAGGGACAGTTTGGCATTGACATAGTTAGAATAATAAAAACTGTCgtataaagaagaatgccttagcaagaaaagatagTAATCCGGTTGGATGTTTAACGTCAATGTATCAGGTGTCTTTACTGAGTTCCTATTACTTGGTGTTAGTCGTTTCACTTCATCTTGCAATAAGGGGTATAATCGGTTGTAAACTTGAGCATACGCGATATCCAACGAGGTCGTACCAAGTATATTCAACCACagatttgaaagatttgTTTCCCCAATTGCAgataataatgaatatatttGTGCAGATATCGAATTAACCACTGTTGTACCTTGAGAATAATATTCCTCCAATACAGCCTCATATTCATGGATTTGCTTCTTCCGTTGCTTTCTCTTTGAAGGATCATTAGATCCAGTTGAGGAattacttcttttattaGATATTCTCCCACTGCCTTCGccttcttcgtcttcgtctGTGGCCTCATCGGCGTCAGTCGCCTCATCTTCACCGccgtcatcatcatcatcgtcacCTGAGACTTCACCGTTATCACTCTCCTGGTCTAGTTCTAGCAACTTGTAGTAcgcttctttttgttcacTTAATGCGTCATTCACCGTACCGTCGTCAAAACATTGGATGATTTGTGATCCAAATATATTGTCGAGATTCCACGGTCTGTGAGCATCCAACACATAGATGTCCCTTCTGAAACTCTGTTCCCCAGACTTTTCATCCGTATCGACAACGTACTCTTGTGGATCGATTTCTAAAAAGGCCTCCAAATCAATAACTCCTCCAAACCCCACCAATAGCAGACTATTTATATTCTCATCCAATTGGGAATAATGGCGTCGTAATTCAGAATACCCAAAGATCGGTACTATCTGAGATTGCACTAGttgttttttgaataattgTGACAGCATCTTTGTCGCACACAGCGCATCAATGTTAAGGCaagaaacgaaaatgaCCAATTGACATGATGAATGAGATGATGAATTCCTTAAGATTTTGTTGTAGGCTTCACTAAACTGGCTAATTTCATAATACATGTGCGAGAGTATAtacttattattatgcGCGTTCTCTCTGGTGTTTACTGCTGTACCTGTATTGTTTGATGgtgctttttttaaaacaGCCACAATGAATATTGTTGGTATTACTAtagtttcattatttaCTGAAATTTCTTAAACGCGTTAGATGAgatactgaaaaaaaaaatacgcGTCATGTGTGAAACTTATTAGGTAATACTACTTGTTAAAgcaagagaaagaagaaagggcCGAGTGTAATTGCTACCGATTTCTTCTACTACGGTTCTCATGGCTTTTTCGTAATAAAATGCTCGTTTGGCTATGCTTTTAGGCTGGTTTTCATTCGGTAAGTACTGCCCTCACTTTACTTATCGTCACAACGAGTTCGTCACATGAGAAATCGACGCTTGACACAGATGCAGGAGAACTACATAATTGAATTAACGTTTTCTACTAGAGACAATTGCAATGTGGTTTTCTCGTTATGCAATGTGAAATGGAAGATGGTCCTTGTAGATGTTTGGGTGTGGCTCTGAGCTGTCCTTTCTTATTATGAAGATAATTTTGATGGAAGCTCAGAGGACCTTTGATGGCGAAGATAGAATTGGTTTGCTTGACGAGAGACAACCGAAAGGCACGCTAGTATGAGTCACAGTCGCTGGAGTATTGGTCTAATTTTTACATTGCTTCTATTGGGCAGCACCGAAGTGAAtgccttcttcaatttcggCAATCATCAACAACAGCACCAGCAACAACCACAATCATATGAAGATCAAGTTTTGAATAACCCATGTGACGGGTATTTGTGCCCCGACACTTTAGCGTGCGTTGCGCAGCAGAAGGATTGTCCTTGTCCCTTCCCTAAATCTCAGTTGAAATGCGTCCTTCCCAACAATAAGTTTGTTTGCGT
Proteins encoded in this window:
- the CDC45 gene encoding DNA replication initiation factor CDC45 (DNA replication initiation factor~similar to YLR103C) — its product is MYYEISQFSEAYNKILRNSSSHSSCQLVIFVSCLNIDALCATKMLSQLFKKQLVQSQIVPIFGYSELRRHYSQLDENINSLLLVGFGGVIDLEAFLEIDPQEYVVDTDEKSGEQSFRRDIYVLDAHRPWNLDNIFGSQIIQCFDDGTVNDALSEQKEAYYKLLELDQESDNGEVSGDDDDDDGGEDEATDADEATDEDEEGEGSGRISNKRSNSSTGSNDPSKRKQRKKQIHEYEAVLEEYYSQGTTVVNSISAQIYSLLSAIGETNLSNLWLNILGTTSLDIAYAQVYNRLYPLLQDEVKRLTPSNRNSVKTPDTLTLNIQPDYYLFLLRHSSLYDSFYYSNYVNAKLSLWNENGKKRLHKMFARMGIPLSTAQETWLYMDHSIKRELGIIFDKNLDRYGLQDIIRDGFVRTLGYRGSISASEFVEALTALLEVGNSTDKDSVKINNDNEDDTDGEEEGEDNNAQKLTNLRKRWVSNFWLSWDALDDRKVELLSRGIQLAQDLQRAIFNTGVAILEKKLIKHLRIYRLCVLQDGPDLDLYRNPLTLLRLGNWLIECCAESEDKQLLPMVLASIDESTDTYLVAGLTPRYPRGLDTIHTKKPILNNFSMAFQQITAETDAKVRIDNFESSIIEIRREDLSPFLEKLTLSGLL
- the LCL2 gene encoding Lcl2p (similar to YLR104W) gives rise to the protein MSHSRWSIGLIFTLLLLGSTEVNAFFNFGNHQQQHQQQPQSYEDQVLNNPCDGYLCPDTLACVAQQKDCPCPFPKSQLKCVLPNNKFVCVSKPATHNEKLRAIYDDPVKGPKAKNKGFRDCGWVSEAYKSG
- the APC9 gene encoding anaphase promoting complex subunit 9 (Subunit of the Anaphase-Promoting Complex/Cyclosome (APC/C)~similar to YLR102C) is translated as MNQNCDKNEGKQFQLPSLPPWKTPRFNKVNFNNFTTPLRKRSTRIINDDSMPITGEVLEERTGDNIYGISMDVDEVDYLNTLSHIEEEEVYDYSPYCERNTLRESKIDNFLKAERAAHCLVFHKVGHLDGIDSYRPDIDVMCGEEADAYDSNNTESNGSMLLESVPGCSKEDLGRLSRREFVTSSKPSMRRLDDIINHETNALKSFWNDSGLVNSLQSHHLHEEYLLLQEELKNVYKIQCHDRVPIESLRDKCRRHYSNEDSSIL
- the ERG27 gene encoding 3-keto-steroid reductase (3-keto sterol reductase~similar to YLR100W); amino-acid sequence: MNRKVAIVTGTNSNLGLNIVFRLIETEDANVRLTIVVTSRTLPRVQEVINQIKDFYNNKSSRVDDLEIDFDYLLVDFTNMVSVLNAYYDISKKYSAINYLFVNAAQGIFDGIDWIGAVKEVLTSPLEAVTNPTYKIQLVGAKSKDDMGLIFQANVFGPYYFISKILPQLTRGKAYIVWVSSIMSDPKYLSLNDIELLKTNASYEGSKRLVDLLHLATYKDLKKLGINQYVVQPGIFTSHSFSKYLNFFTYFGMLCLFYLARLLGSPWHNIDGYKAANAPVYVTRLANPNFEKQDVKYGSATSRDGMPYIKTQEIDPTGMSDVFAYIQKKKLEWDEKLKDQIVETRTPI